In Arcobacter sp. CECT 8983, the DNA window ATGCCTAAAATACAAGGACATATATGCCAAAAGGTAAAAAAACAGTTATTAAAGAAATTAAACTATTAGGAGAAAATGAAATCCTAATAAATGGAAAAGAATACATCATTCTTGAAACTACAGAAGACATTGAAACTGCAAAGACTATGAAAGTATCTTCAAATGGAAATAGAATCCTAAGATTTGAGGATGAAAACAAAAAAGCTAGAATTGATTTAAAAAGATCGATTGATATTATCAAAATAACTTTCAAAGATGAACAAAGAGCAAGAAAGTTTTTCAAAACAAAAGACAAAAAGTTAATCTTACCAGCAGATACAAAAGAGATTGTTGCAACTGCAAATTCTTTTATTCAAGCACGTTCTATAGTTTCTGATTATCAAGATAAAAAGAGTAAAAATTATGATAGCCAAATAGGTATTCATACTTTTTATTTATTTGAAGAGTAGGTTTAATATCAATTCAAATTGCAGTTTGCAATCTTTTTTAGACTTCACTTTTTTTTCTTATATAATTTATAAAATAAAATAGAGGTTTTACCTTATGAAGGAAAAAATAGTGAATGGAAATATAGAAGTTACATATAAAATAGTAAATGACAAAGATTTAAATCTAACTCTTAGTTTGCAAGAGCTTTTAAAAAATGAGAAGATAGTAAAGATTATCAAATCAGAGTTTGCTAAAGGTTTTAGAAATATTGATATTAAAACTGACCAAGAGTTAAATGATAAGTTCAAATTAGAGACTATAAAAGAGCATCATAGTTTTACTGTATCAAAAGATGATTTTGCAGATATTGTAAGTCTTGCAGAAGAAGATGCAACTACAAAAAAACTTCTTAAAAAAGACTCTTTTGTAGAACTTGTAGATATAAAGACTATAGAGTAAAATTTAAAAAAATACTTAGGAGTATATTGATGTCTTATTTTGTGTATATCTTAGAGTGTAGTGATAAGAGTTTATACACAGGCATTACAACTGATGTAAAAAAGCGTTTAGATGAACATAACACTTCAGAAAAAGGTGCAAAATATACAAAAGCTAGGCGTCCAGTAACACTTATATATTTTGAGAAATCTGAAAATAGAAGTAGTGCTTCAAAAAGAGAATATGAAATAAAAAAACTATCACGAACAAAAAAGCTACAACTAGTAGAGAAATTTAAAGTAAACAATTAGGAAATCATTAGTGAATAATACAGATAATACCTCTACTAAACTATTAGCT includes these proteins:
- a CDS encoding GIY-YIG nuclease family protein, with translation MSYFVYILECSDKSLYTGITTDVKKRLDEHNTSEKGAKYTKARRPVTLIYFEKSENRSSASKREYEIKKLSRTKKLQLVEKFKVNN